The following are encoded in a window of Vigna unguiculata cultivar IT97K-499-35 chromosome 8, ASM411807v1, whole genome shotgun sequence genomic DNA:
- the LOC114195308 gene encoding NEP1-interacting protein-like 1 has protein sequence MAITNTSLTVTNWFSEMVETVAASFKHGSAVGLFMKALERVLFALFTCILALGGSIVGTIAGGIKGQTTETGFLDGAGKGAITGAIAALELINFDYVDEPLSKFALLRSLFNGKVFMEWICPAVAKLYQLHVTINTLETIYQEVSDIYDMRGARGVNQNVIMKIPFQPFNSVKMSKLYNMSCCSICFQDFEDGELVRVLPKCGHLFHLECIDKWLVQQGSCPMCRTYVPDHILQ, from the exons ATGGCCATTACCAACACTTCTCTCACTGTCACAAACTGGTTTTCTGAAATGGTAGAAACAGTAGCTGCAAGTTTTAAGCATGGTTCTGCAGTTGGGCTATTCATGAAGGCTTTGGAGAGAGTTCTTTTTGCCTTATTTACTTGCATTCTGGCACTTG GAGGGTCAATAGTGGGAACAATTGCAGGAGGTATAAAAGGGCAGACCACAGAGACTGGTTTTCTTGATGGTGCTGGCAAAGGAGCAATCACAGGAGCAATTGCAGCACTggaattgataaattttgactATGTTGATGAGCCATTGTCCAAG TTTGCCCTGTTGAGAAGTTTATTCAATGGGAAAGTCTTTATGGAATGGATATGTCCAGCTGTGGCAAAACTCTATCAGCTGCATGTAACA ATTAACACACTGGAAACAATTTACCAAGAAGTATCAGACATTTATGATATGAGGGGAGCAAGAGGGGTAAACCAGAATGTGATTATGAAGATTCCTTTTCAGCCATTCAACTCTGTAAAAATGTCCAAGTTATACAACATGTCTTGCTGCTCAATTTGCTTCCAG GATTTTGAGGATGGAGAATTGGTGAGGGTGCTTCCAAAATGTGGCCACCTTTTTCACCTAGAATGCATAGACAAGTGGCTAGTCCAACAAGGATCATGCCCAATGTGCAGAACTTATGTTCCAGACCACATTCTTCAATAA
- the LOC114193320 gene encoding reactive Intermediate Deaminase A, chloroplastic-like has product MASWCGVRSFQIPAMERGALHNRASMAAGVGCLSVAGTSFWRSSSSPKRSLPFTCLSISSDARVKESVETDGAPPALGPYSQAIKSDNLLFVSGVLGLVPETGEFVSDDVEGQTEQLLKNMGEILKAGGASYSSVVKTTIMLADLEDFTVVNQIYAKYFSLPFPARSTYQVAALPLNAKIEIECIATL; this is encoded by the exons ATGGCGTCGTGGTGCGGTGTTCGGAGCTTCCAGATTCCGGCGATGGAACGTGGCGCACTGCACAATCGTGCTTCAATGGCTGCCGGAGTAGGGTGTCTGTCGGTGGCCGGCACCTCCTTCTGGCGTTCCTCTTCGTCACCCAAGCGCTCTTTGCCATTCACATGCTTGAGCATTTCCTCCGATGCTC GTGTTAAGGAAAGTGTTGAAACTGACGGGGCACCACCGGCTCTGGGGCCATATTCTCAAGCAATCAAATCCGACAACCTTCTTTTCGTGTCTGGTGTTCTTGGCCTTGTTCCCGAG ACAGGGGAATTCGTATCCGATGATGTTGAAGGGCAAACTGAACAG CTTCTCAAAAACATGGGGGAAATCCTTAAAGCTGGTGGTGCCAGCTACTCCTCGGTCGTTAAGACAACAATTAT GTTGGCTGACTTGGAGGATTTTACGGTCGTCAATCAAATATATGCTAAAT ACTTCTCTTTACCTTTCCCTGCTCGTTCTACGTATCAAGTAGCTGCCTTGCCATTGAATGCCAAGATTGAAATTGAGTGCATAGCAACACTGTGA
- the LOC114193312 gene encoding ubiquitin thioesterase OTU1 isoform X1, with product MFRRRTVPWHLNPNGGWWLSTICVMEGVIVRRVIPSDNSCLFNAVGYVMDHDKKKAPELRQVIAATVGSDPQKYCEAFLGKPNAEYCNWILDSEKWGGAIELAILADYYGREIAAYDIQTTRCDLYGQERNYSERVMLIYDGLHYDALVMSPVEDAPEEFDQTIFAVQPNRSIGPVERLALNFVKDQQRKRSYTDTSKFTLRCGVCQIGVVGQKEAMEHAQATGHVNFQEYR from the exons ATGTTCAGGAGAAGGACGGTGCCATGGCATCTGAATCCAAACGGTG GCTGGTGGTTGTCTACAATCTGTGTCATGGAAGGTGTTATTGTGAGAAGAGTTATTCCTTCGGATAACAGCTGTCTCTTCAATGCAGTTGG ATATGTAATGGATCATGACAAGAAGAAAGCCCCTGAGTTGCGACAG GTTATAGCTGCAACAGTAGGAAGTGATCCACAGAAATATTGTGAAGCATTTCTTGGGAAGCCAAATGCAGAATATTGTAACTGGATTCTTGACTCAGAGAAGTGGGGAG GTGCAATCGAACTTGCAATATTAGCAGATTATTATGGACGTGAAATTGCAGCATATGATATCCAGACAACTCGATGTGATTTGTATGGTCAG GAAAGGAACTACTCTGAAAGAGTGATGCTGATTTATGACGGTCTTCACTATGATGCATTAGTG ATGTCTCCCGTTGAGGATGCTCCTGAAGAGTTTGATCAGACCATATTTGCGGTTCAGCCGAACAGAAGCATTGGACCTGTGGAGAGGCTTGCTCTAAATTTTGTGAAGGACCAGCAGAG GAAACGGAGTTACACTGACACTTCCAAGTTCACTCTGCGCTGTGGGGTATGCCAAATTGGAGTAGTTGGCCAGAAG GAGGCAATGGAGCATGCACAGGCCACTGGTCATGTTAACTTTCAAGAGTATAGATGA
- the LOC114193312 gene encoding ubiquitin thioesterase OTU1 isoform X2 encodes MEGVIVRRVIPSDNSCLFNAVGYVMDHDKKKAPELRQVIAATVGSDPQKYCEAFLGKPNAEYCNWILDSEKWGGAIELAILADYYGREIAAYDIQTTRCDLYGQERNYSERVMLIYDGLHYDALVMSPVEDAPEEFDQTIFAVQPNRSIGPVERLALNFVKDQQRKRSYTDTSKFTLRCGVCQIGVVGQKEAMEHAQATGHVNFQEYR; translated from the exons ATGGAAGGTGTTATTGTGAGAAGAGTTATTCCTTCGGATAACAGCTGTCTCTTCAATGCAGTTGG ATATGTAATGGATCATGACAAGAAGAAAGCCCCTGAGTTGCGACAG GTTATAGCTGCAACAGTAGGAAGTGATCCACAGAAATATTGTGAAGCATTTCTTGGGAAGCCAAATGCAGAATATTGTAACTGGATTCTTGACTCAGAGAAGTGGGGAG GTGCAATCGAACTTGCAATATTAGCAGATTATTATGGACGTGAAATTGCAGCATATGATATCCAGACAACTCGATGTGATTTGTATGGTCAG GAAAGGAACTACTCTGAAAGAGTGATGCTGATTTATGACGGTCTTCACTATGATGCATTAGTG ATGTCTCCCGTTGAGGATGCTCCTGAAGAGTTTGATCAGACCATATTTGCGGTTCAGCCGAACAGAAGCATTGGACCTGTGGAGAGGCTTGCTCTAAATTTTGTGAAGGACCAGCAGAG GAAACGGAGTTACACTGACACTTCCAAGTTCACTCTGCGCTGTGGGGTATGCCAAATTGGAGTAGTTGGCCAGAAG GAGGCAATGGAGCATGCACAGGCCACTGGTCATGTTAACTTTCAAGAGTATAGATGA
- the LOC114193882 gene encoding uncharacterized protein LOC114193882 → MGNCLRREGYGAAAAEEEWEDFAAEKFSYGGGRKATREVKIKITKKQLEELVGKVEVKELRVEQVLAQFIDQSMERPWRPALQSIPEH, encoded by the coding sequence atgggaaattGCTTAAGGCGCGAGGGTTACGGCGCCGCCGCGGCGGAGGAGGAGTGGGAGGATTTTGCGGCGGAGAAGTTTTCTTACGGCGGTGGTAGGAAAGCGACGAGAGAGGTTAAGATAAAGATCACGAAGAAACAGTTGGAGGAGTTGGTTGGTAAAGTGGAGGTGAAGGAGTTGAGAGTGGAACAGGTTTTGGCACAATTCATCGATCAATCGATGGAACGGCCATGGAGGCCTGCTCTTCAGAGCATTCCAGAAcattaa